The Aphidius gifuensis isolate YNYX2018 linkage group LG2, ASM1490517v1, whole genome shotgun sequence DNA window cagactttattttatttacatatttttttttattattatttttttttttttattgtttaaggTATTTCCttgtgaaaattaatttatttttttataatttttagttttttaaaccttatttattttgttgttatttaaaaattaaatttactattttttttttcattttgatattatgaaatttatttatctttttattttttacaaaaaaaatcaaatttattattatttttaagataaaattaaagagttttatttattttattttaaattatatttaccttGTAACATCCCTGATTTTTTCCTAAAGACAATTCATCTATTATCCAAGGTTTCAACTCAATCACTGTATCAAGGTTTTCATCTAcatgcaatatatatatttttttttaaatttttaattgcctttcttttaaaaaacctttttcttttttcatttcaaaataatGCCAAGTCacttaaaatacaaataaaaacttgtaaattaatttagaatgaaaaaaaataaatttgactatttgttaatatatttttttagttaataaataataattatttatatattacaatgttaaatataaattagacATATTTCCCTTTTACTATAGTAtacgtatataaattttattattttttcatttatttttcttattgtgATACGGTTAAAACCTCGACAAGTGATTTATTCAAATCGATCGTTATTCCGTGAGAATTCAAATATGCAGCTGAGTGCATTTAACGGCATTGACTGAGTAATTCAAGAtcacttatttttttcaaattctatttgaaataaataaaatatatttaaattattattaaaattaattagctgtttaaattttacatgtgTCAAGGTTTTTCTAAAacctttaatattatttaatttttttgatgtaaatttatctatatttatcatcaatttttatatgattttaaaataaaaatatcatttgttttatgGTTTTTCATATGACCGGATTAATGAATGCGggtcataaaattaatatcaatttaatcagCCAagtttaattgtatatatgaCCTGATGAACgaatcatttatttacaatgtttatatttttgtaacttGATTCAGAATACGgtagtatttaataataatatgactcAAATTTTACTACAcataatattgactaatttatttgtaacacacaatcaaataatattattattgttatttttttaaagacataATATAAGTGTGTATAtttgtgaaatatattttacagacATTCCAAAACCAAATTATACAcatcatgttttatttatttattttttattcgaaaaattcGACGatgctttaaataaattttgccaAATGGCTTGGGCCAAAGCGTTggtattttctattttaaaatttcgttgagttaataataataataataagcaaaatcaattgaaaataaaaaaatttaatttaattaaaaaatgaaataataaaatttagtaattggagatatttttttcgtaataaaaaagggtcaattttttttttttcgcggaaataataatagagttgttttttattcataaataatacgtaaaaaaattcacctaaaaaatataaaaattcatggaATTTAAGatacaaaaattagaaaataataattatataaatgaaaattaaaaaaatgaatttgtttattaaaagaaaattttttaaaatgcgatttttcaaagtttaatattttttttttgtttaaaaattaaattaataaattgaaattttttaagtattatgtatttattataaataaataaaataacaatgagtGCAAAGTAGTGTTTTGCTTGTTAATTAACTGATTAATTAACACtcattgtacttttttttatttataatatttgaatttttgtcaAGATGAGACAATGTTTGTCGGATCAATTATCACTGATGGaatattcatcaattatttttatctttatttattatgttaaatggagaacaataaaaagtataagtagctaattttttttatttattatttctctctctttttattttattattattatactttttttttttttttgtacctgATTATATTTGAAATCCAAGGCTGGTTGTCAACAGACTGcgaaacatttatttatttgttttaaattttttttaatctatgaaatatttgaatttaaaattaaaaaatcttaaaatttaatttttttattttcaaatatatattggattaacttgtaaaatttataatagattttttttttttttttttcaatctaaaCACAGctgttttgtaaaataatatatatttctaatttttttttcaccttaaTACAGTGACCTGGTACAAAGCCtctattcataataaatttttttttttaagagtcAACTAAGTCGATCATTCGTCACCTAAAAACcagtcaaaatataaattcaattttgacCTTTGCTCCGTTTTCTCAGAACGTTACATCTTATTTTCAcataattcatattttattaccTTATTTAaggcatttttattttatttttttcaacttctaAACCtcggtatatttttattacatcttttttttgtttttatatttaatttcataaaaaaaaaggctttaaaaatcgtaaaaatttaatttattcaaaaagaaaattattaaaaactttttaaaaatttcaaaagacaactaaattaaatttcatgaataataaaaattattattaaatttactaagAATGCAtaccataataatttaaaaaaaaaaaaaaaaatttataacaaacaaATTGAGGAAtaaacaaaagttttttttgtcacGGTCCTTTAAGGatgtttataaacaaattatacgacaatcataaaaaaaaaaaaaaagaccacaTATCATCGATATATACACACGAGGCATCAGTTTTCTCTGACTCACATATtggagtttaaaaaaaaaaaaaagtcgcgGGGGACACAGAACAAGAACAAGATTGAAGAATAGATTTGTCTTGGCAGTTTGACGGGAGCACTCGAGTGTGAGggatgacaattaaaaaatattaactttaaaaacagaaaaaattatttacatttttaaataacagtgcaataaattaaaatattattattttaattatcataataatatataaattatgtttataaatttatcaataaatattcatttaaaaaaaaaaatttcaatggtgaacaaaaaaaattttaacattcaattatttaaaaatttaccggacaaattatttatcaaaaaaaaataatattatttacttattttgaCAAGGTATATTAACAATGTGTCtcattcatcaaataatttattattattatttttaaataaatagaaaaaaaaaaaaaaaaaattgtgatttgATTTGAAATATTGTGTGTCAATGTGGGATATATTGCATATTTAAACAacgtgaatataaaaaaaataaataaataaataaacatattaatggttttttaaaaaaaaaggaaaaaaaaattttatctgtgGTAAACATTGCCAAACCCTTGTATGATTTAGATACGAAATGAAAGAGCgtgtactttttattttaaaaaataacgtcAGCGATATTGTGCATCGGTGTCGAATGAATTTaatagattaaatttaaaaatgaaaaaaaggtaTCAAAGGACCGAGAGCTAGATGtcgataattttatcataaaaaaaaaatgagaaaaaattgGATTATGATTGTATTTATCCGtgtatatttatgatttaattattttttttaatttttatatttattgtgaattaatgttaaacaattttattttacagaaaaaaaattaaaatgtggcTGGGTAACATTTAGAAcctcgacaaaaaaaaatcgaggaaacgttttttttttttttaattttttttcaagaggaTTTTGTGTCAGTTGATGGGATTAATTTTCAAGGACATGTCATCAAAGGAATCATTTATCCAGGCAGAGATCAAGATGACAATTGATGATCCATTACGAAAAGTAATTTTTGAGGTATGAAAAttgcattaaaatatttataattgttatttgttggttgattaaataaaaattgaacagGTTGGCTGGCCAGGTGACACATGGAAATACATtgttgatagaaaaatatttgctgAAAAATCTGAATGGTTACGTGCAAGATTAATTGGACCATGGTCACCACCACCAAGTGATCCACcaccaataataatacttgatcAACTTGATAAACGTggttatgattatttatttaaattttttaatggtgaaaaaattatattttcatcagtAACAACAGCACGTGCAACACTTGATGCAGCACATTATTGTTTATGTCCAGAAGTTGCTAAAATATCAtctgattatttaattaaaaatttaacatcatcaaCTGTACTTGAAGTTTATCatggattaaatttttatacaattgataatgattataacaatcaaaataatacaaatttattatcatcaccaaCTGATGATTTACGAGaaattggtaaatataaattaatttatttatatttattttatatgattaacattttttttttttttttacagctgTTGCATGTACAACATTACTTGCAGCATGTTTAActgttattgatttaaatcCTGATGATGTATTGAGTCAAGAAAAATTTGAAGAGTTAACTGCACAAGaagttgttaatttatcatcacgtGATGAGCTAAGATTAACAAAAgaaagtatattatttaatgcaCTTGATAAATGGTCAGGTGCTGAATGTCGAAGAAATGGTATTGAACCAACACCATTTAATAAACGTTCTGTATTATCTGATGACACATGGTTTAGTgttagatatttattaatgagtGATAAAGAATTTATACAGGGACCAATGACAAGTGGTATATTATCAAGTTGTGAATCAGCAGCAATTGTTGCTAAAATACTTggtcataataaaaatcatcaaaatgaaatggtaaatatattcattcattcatttcatttatcatcaaaaaatttatctttatttctttttttgtttgacaGTTGAAAAATCAATCAGGTATCATCAGACTGTCATTAATGCCAAGAAAACGTAAATCTccagttaaatataaatattgtatgaaACCTGGTAAAAAAGAacgtgatgataataaaaaaaacagacgAAAAGAGTGTGCTAGTCAGGGACAACGTGCATGTGCACGTGTTGGAGACATTATTATTCGTGTTCTTGCCTGTGTTTTTGATTGATCAaacaaatcatcatcatcatcatcaaaaaaggctttatattttttttttatttcaataactaaattattgttatttttttaattatttatttatgcagTTGATTTTCtgctgttaattttatttagactGACTGTGTCTcgacttgattttttttttttaaaatatttatataaagaaaaaatatgtaggtaaattaattatgatgataTAGAGTTGCAGTTGTTAGCTAAATATCACTGATGCCTTggctcttttattatttaatttatgttattaataacgttgaattttattgtgtCATTATAgtgaatagaaattttttttaattttttaattttacagttTATTGTGACctgtgaatttttattatttattagcttGTATTgcagtagttttttttttgtttttttttttttttctacaggctatttttttttttttttgttgtagaaTTTattagtagttttttttttattttgttgatagataacgtgaaatatttaatatatgaaaaattgtatGTTGCACTATTATTGTGTTAAATGTTGATATTACGTGACACATTTAATTGTGTTTATCGTTGTTGAGAGACTATatgattattgtttaataactAGCTAAATTAAtagcataaataaaaattatcatttattaatatttcaacaattttatctaaaatattcTCTAgacaattttttacaaattaaaacaaattttacaaaatttaatatgaaaaaaaaaaacaaagaaatctTACGAATTGTTACaatgtcaatgattttttataccagaaattaataattattaattctgatataataaattaaatatattgatttattaatggaaaaaaaaaaagttcaaataaataattaatggcCACCTGATGTtttgcaaatgaaaaatacaaaaagagagaaaatatttataaaatttattcaggaaaaattgaattttattaatgtttgttattataaaaaaaaaaaaaagaaacaaaattatatttaaaaattaatcaagttaCTTATTTACCTTGTCTTcgtctatttaaaaaatattgttgagtgtgatatttataaaaataatatatataatgttaattataattgagaataaaaaattcttttaaacaatttatgttatttataaaattatgtgtattaaattaatggcctatttataaataatataaatatttgattactGTCATCAAGTGCTAtgacatgatgatgatgattattctGAGGTCATCACATGTCAACTGTCAagtatcaacaacaacaacaacaacaacagctgtTGAATTCCTGTCGGTAAGATTTCTGCTGCTTGATGTCGCAACTGTCGTCTTCCCagtcaataaacaaaaacaaaatggcTGTCTAATTGTTGTTACTTTTGCAAACAACAATTGCAATCAATTGCAATTAATATACTgcttgtttatataaattccaaGCTCAATTAATCAACCAAACATGGCTTCAGCAACAGGAACAACTTGTaagaatgataaaattaaaaatataattcacaataatactaattatttatatttattatgtaaaatagTTGAGAAATTCATTGCCAGGATGAAAGTTCATCATGCCCATCATCCAATGATAACTGGATATGCAATTCTTGGCTCAGTATTAACAGTTCTTTGGTCATACAAATCATGGAAATTATATCATGAAAATCCATATTTAATGACTGTACAAAAATACAGAAGAAATTATATTGGTAAGTcaatttaagataaaaaaacaaattgttaggttatgtaataatattgacaattattttagtAATACGACCAGATGATCCAGCTGTTAAAATGATCAAACGAGGAAAAGTTGGAatggattattaaaatagaaatgtaaataaattcacttCTGATAATTATTAGTGATGATagaaaatcttttttaattggaaaattatattgtcCAGAAACATCAGGTAActtggattattatttaattgaataaaatgtaataataatcattcaaaatatatatatatttattattaatcaattataatttcgagtagaatttttatatttaaatacctagaacaaattaatcattggttttttattttttacatttagttgatattttaaaatcacttggatcataaaaattttcacattatcgtgacaataaatattttattgttggaaAATTGTATCAACAGAATTGTCGTTGAgcttaaaaatgattttttacttttttttaaatttttttattgaatcgTTAAGCAGGATTTCCGTTGTTACTTCCATTTTTCTcattctggtttttttttttgttttgctaTTTGGAGATCCATTTGGAATATTACGATTATCTTTATTGATTCGTCAATtccaattttacaaattgatgCACATCTCTTATTCCCATcaaacttgataattattatttttattttttattttgatgtgaataattttaatgatgttgTTGCGTGTATTTCTAATTAACACCCAGCACTTTAAAgtaatttcgaaatatttcaATGCATTGCGTGAtgcgtgaattttttttttttaattaaaaaaaaaattgcttctTATTCGAAATTAATTGAGCTATATTTCTATGTAATTGACAAAATTGtagaattattattgacagtttaaaaaattctacaatatatataggttttattaatagaattatttagaaacaagtagtaaattttatttttaattaaatctttcaaaagatatttattaaataaataaaaaaaataataataattcaaatgaaaaataaatctacaAACGCATTTCtttaactaatttaaaaactttttttatttatttcttagcTTGTTGAATATCAATTTTGACGTGACCTATTTTTTCAACCCCTATTTTTGCCTCGACAATTGTTCTATCTCTTGTTCTAAATAAAACATAGagtaaagttttaaataaaaaaaaaaaaaaaaaaaatagttgcatagtttttatattttttattttttgaatacaaATTGTATACATCCAGTGATTATCCCTTcgaggctaaaaaaaaatagcacatATACATAAAGGGTGAAtaaatagtattaaaaaataatgataatgttaaaattaatgagggtaatttatttaatatcgtCAAAgcgaataaaaattttttaactatatatattgtgtatcAGAAATTCTCTCATCCGTTGTACCTAGTCAATCGATTCTGAAGCTTCTTTCATTTTGGACCCCTCGGGGATATATGCTTCAACTGGCAAACCAccactatgaaaaaaaaaaaaaataaaaaatacattatatatataaaaaaaaaaagtataaagcaaaataaatcttccaacattttttatcagatttaaaaaataaaaacattaataacaaaaaacagaaaaaaagataaaaaattttattaaactaaattttaaaaaaattatagctgttattataattaattagaaataataatttaaatcaaaaatacatttatttatttatttaataataataacaatagtatatttttaatatttataataatttattataaatattagaaataaatttttaaaaattactttattttttctttaaggtattttttttttggaggttTTTTGTGgcgt harbors:
- the LOC122850060 gene encoding BTB/POZ domain-containing protein 6, whose protein sequence is MGLIFKDMSSKESFIQAEIKMTIDDPLRKVIFEVGWPGDTWKYIVDRKIFAEKSEWLRARLIGPWSPPPSDPPPIIILDQLDKRGYDYLFKFFNGEKIIFSSVTTARATLDAAHYCLCPEVAKISSDYLIKNLTSSTVLEVYHGLNFYTIDNDYNNQNNTNLLSSPTDDLREIAVACTTLLAACLTVIDLNPDDVLSQEKFEELTAQEVVNLSSRDELRLTKESILFNALDKWSGAECRRNGIEPTPFNKRSVLSDDTWFSVRYLLMSDKEFIQGPMTSGILSSCESAAIVAKILGHNKNHQNEMLKNQSGIIRLSLMPRKRKSPVKYKYCMKPGKKERDDNKKNRRKECASQGQRACARVGDIIIRVLACVFD